The following is a genomic window from Chryseobacterium ginsenosidimutans.
AACTCCGTTTTTAGAGGAAATTGGTTCCGGAAGATCGGTTTCTCCTGTCATTTGTAAAAGATCAATCTCAATAGTTCGGCAAATCGAAAGCATAGGAACATCAAACATGAGCCCGGCAAAAGGATTTTCGGAATAATCTCCCACCAATTCCATAATAATGTAGATCCATCCGACAACGATACAAAAAGGAATACTTACCCAAACTCCCCAGTCTCCCAATTTGGCAAATTCACTTACCAACCCAAGCGGTAGAAGCATGATAAATAATATATTGAATACAAAAGCCGTACTGGCGAACTGTCTTGGGGACGGAAATTTTTTAATTCTTTCTGCCTGCCCCTGAAATCCGTAAAATTCATTCAAACATGTCTGCAACTGCATCTGATTAAACTCCGAAATTACTTTCTTATTTTTCAGTTCATTGATGTCTTTAGCCTGCTGCGAAATTAAATACGTTGCAAAATTTTTGTAAGTAGACTGAAGTTCTGCTTCTTCTTCCGACAGATATTTATTAAGAAAAATAGGCGTTCTGCCG
Proteins encoded in this region:
- a CDS encoding bestrophin family protein, with protein sequence MITTRYINYRQILNLSGIHLIIISIWCTLIALVFYFLEWQWMIIPWVPVALIGTAEAFLVGFKNNQAYDRLWEARKIWGGIVNSSRSFASMIYAFDTENEEVGLFDFEERRRKIVCRHIAWLYAFREQLLVPTEWEHIKAEEDQFKSIDHKRNRLIRAGFPDYGRTPIFLNKYLSEEEAELQSTYKNFATYLISQQAKDINELKNKKVISEFNQMQLQTCLNEFYGFQGQAERIKKFPSPRQFASTAFVFNILFIMLLPLGLVSEFAKLGDWGVWVSIPFCIVVGWIYIIMELVGDYSENPFAGLMFDVPMLSICRTIEIDLLQMTGETDLPEPISSKNGVLV